The region GTAGGTAAAGGGGTAACATTAGTTAAATATACAGGTTCAAGAGGAAAAGGTGGAAGTAATGATGCTAATGCTGAGTTTATTAGTTATATAAGAAGAATATTTAATGAAAATAATATAGTATGGCAAACTAGTGAACTTGGTAAGGTTGATCAAGGAGGAGGAGGTACTATAGCTTACATTTTAGCTAACTATGGTATGGAAGTAGTAGACTGTGGTGTTCCAGTGCTAAGCATGCATGCTCCTTATGAAGCAGTAAGTAAAGCAGATGTTTATATGACATATAAAGGATATAAGGCTTTTTATAAATCAAAATAAAACGAACTAAAGCAAAAAAATCAGGCTATTTAGCCTGATTTTTTACTTTAGTATATTCTAATACAAAATCTTTAAAAGTCTCACTTAGTGGAGATAATTGTCTGTTTTTATGATATACAAAATAGAATTTTCTAGAAAGATCTAAGTTTTTAACATTAAAAACTTTAAATCTTTCTAGCGAATATTTATCCTGTACAGTACGCTCAGATAGAAAACTAACGCCTGCACCTAATGAAATTAAGTTTTTAATGGTTTCAGTATCTTCTATGTACGCAAGGATTTTAAGAGAACTACTAGAAATATTATTTGATTTTAATGTTTTTTCAAGGAGTTCCCTAGTCCCTGAACCTTTTTCTCTGAAAATCAAATTTTCTTTAAAAAGAATATCTAATTCAAGGGTTTCAAAGTTATTATAAGGGAAGTTTTCATTATTAGCTGTAACTAATAAAAGTCTATCTTCCATTAATTCAATGTATTCTAAGTTATTAGATGGGTACATGGCACCTACTATGCCAAAGTCTGTTTCCCAACTTAGAATGCTTTTTATTACTTGTTTAGAATCTTTATCTTTTAAAGAGAACGTTACATCTGGGTAAATAGAGATAAATTCTTTTAGTATTTTAGGTAATAGATATTGTCTAGGAACAGAACTAGAACTAATATCTAAATGTCCATTGATTTTACCTCTGTATGAACTTAAGTCAAACTTAGCCATTTCGCACGTATTAATAATATCCAAAGCGTATTTAAAAAGTATATTGCCGGTTTGTGTTAAACTCATATTTTTACCAGTACGATTTATTAATACTGTTCCAAGTTCTTTTTCTAGGTTTTGAATATGGCTAGTGACAGTTGGTTGAGTTATAAAGAGTTTATCTGCTGCTTTTGAAAAACTTTTATACTTACATACTTCTAGAAAAGTTTCTAGTTGACGAAGATCCATTTTTTAATCACCACTTTCAAATCATATTGATATCTTTATTTTATCAGTATAGTTGAAATAATGCTATAACAACTAATATGATTTTTATTTTTGTTAAAAGTATTGACAAAGATAAAAAAACCTGTTATATTATAAAAGCTGTCTGAAACACATGAAAAAAGACAGCAAAACAAATGAAAATTATCT is a window of Anaerosalibacter sp. Marseille-P3206 DNA encoding:
- a CDS encoding selenium metabolism-associated LysR family transcriptional regulator produces the protein MDLRQLETFLEVCKYKSFSKAADKLFITQPTVTSHIQNLEKELGTVLINRTGKNMSLTQTGNILFKYALDIINTCEMAKFDLSSYRGKINGHLDISSSSVPRQYLLPKILKEFISIYPDVTFSLKDKDSKQVIKSILSWETDFGIVGAMYPSNNLEYIELMEDRLLLVTANNENFPYNNFETLELDILFKENLIFREKGSGTRELLEKTLKSNNISSSSLKILAYIEDTETIKNLISLGAGVSFLSERTVQDKYSLERFKVFNVKNLDLSRKFYFVYHKNRQLSPLSETFKDFVLEYTKVKNQAK